GCGACCCCGACTCTACtgcagccggcggcctccgtttagaggtcccggagatccctccTTACCGACTGAAAACTTTCGCGACtttgccccttccagtccaaagagCACCCACCCACGAAGCTATAGTCCAACCCTCCGTTTTCCAGGATAGTGATCTTATCGTGGAATTCGTGAGCAACCTTGGTGGTTTATCTGACGATGACGaatttaacgccaaactcaggatttggCCCTACAGTgctgaggaccgcccctggcttcataagatcaatggcgacgtaaagagatctcactttttctttgtttatgagtatatgtttggcgagcttggagtcaggcttcctttctcgcccttcgttcaaaccgtcctccgcgataTCAATGCGGCTCCTTCATCCGGTGCTTCGAGATCttgtgcgccgctgttggcaccgcctcatctcccaccagcttcttctacctctacgatgttgaccccaagtccatcaaagaTAAAGGATGGATCTCCCTAAAGGCCCGAGCCGGTCGTAAGTGGCTGAACCCTCATaagagtaacgcgaagtcctccttcgcccgACGATATttccgcgtggcggttcaccccgcctatcccGAGGCtttcacccttagggacgggactgccctttttcccctttactggacggagaagcccaatgggattaccGACCCTTCAGAAGAATCTTTGTCTCTCAATGACAAAGCCTTTTTGAATCTCCTCGCCCCGCTTCCTATCCTTGACTGCTCGACAGTCCTTGATggcgctcgcctctcaaggacacccaaatacttaggtcacATATTTATTCTCACCATCGCCAATTCTCTTCTCACCCCTTATGTTGCTACTGACCCTCTTTTCCCCgaagttcaacactgagggcgacgggaaaaaacggggcggtgttGAGAACCAAGCAGAGGGCGCTCAGGCCCCCAAGAGGAGGAGATTAGTCAAAGGCTCCTCCGCCAGCTCTTCCAACCCCGGCGCTCAACCCACCGCCGCCGCTGTGACCAAAGGCAAGAAAGCTGCCACCACCGCTGCCATTGCAAGCTCCAAGTCTCCAACTGACGGGACGAGCCAACTCCCCGCCGCCGAAGCTTCCGCCACCGCGGCCACTGAGCCTGTTACTGTCACAGCCCTCGATTCTGCTGCCGCTGGTACAGCCACCGGTGTCGCCACCGGTGCCGCCTCCAAGTCTGCCACTATAGGCGCCACAACAACAACCGTCGACCAGTCGTCAACTGCTGGCCTAAGCGCCGCAGCTGCCGCTACATGCTCCAATGCTGCCGCcggggagaaagaaagagaaacagaaaaagaaaacccaaaGTCTCCCCCGTGCCAAGTcacacctcctagcccgcctccCACGAACGATGAGCGTTCCTTGTCTCCCCCGCCTCGCCAAGAAGAAACACCCTCTCCCGATGCCGCCACTACTTTTGAGGCAGCCCGGATTGAGCAAGCCCCTAGTAACAGAGGTGGTTCTTCTAGCCACTTCAGCATGCTACCCAATGCTATTGAGCCCTCAGAGTTCTTGCTCACTGGCCTCAACCGCGACGTCATAGAGAAAGAAGTGTTGAGCCGAGGCATTAACAAGACCAAGGAAGAGACCCTTGCCTGTCTTCTACgcgttgggtgtatcttcgcccacgcgtttgacaaCTTCAACTCCGCAGCTGCTGAAGCTGAACGGTTGAAGGCTGAGAGTGCTGAGCACCAAGAAGCCGCTgttgcttgggaaaagcgcttcgacaaactggtGGCGCAGGCGGGAAAGGAGAAAGTTCatgccgacaagttgattggcgcGGCGGGAAACAGGATCGGTGAGCTGGAAGACCATCTGAAGCTGGTGAAGGAGGAAGCGGACGACCTTGATGCAAGCCTCCAAgcttgtaaaaaagaaaaagatcaagTAGAGAAGGACTTGGCCGCCAAAGGCGAGGCGCTGGCTGCCAAGGAGTTAGAGCTTGAAACATTGGGCGCTGAACTGGAGCTAGCAAAGAAGGCGCTGAGTCCTTGGCTTtggtgaaggcagatctggaggCGATGCGGGCTACTTCTGAAAAGATCAAGAAGGAGAACGAGGCTCATGGGGCAACCCTCgtcacgaaagatgctgagattacttCCCTTCTTGCGAGGATCAAAGAGCTAGAGGGCGAGCTATCAgtggagaaagccaaagccactgaggcgagggaacaagccgccgaCATTGCCTATGACAGTCGCGAACGgggcttctacctcgccaagGACCAGGCTCAACACTTGATCCCGAATCTTgattttagcgccatgggagtgaTGAAAGAAATCACTGCTGAAGGATTGGTTGGTCCTGATGATCctcctgtaagatcaagttttgatctagtagtacaactctatgttttgatgattacaggttaaccttttgatatgaacaattgtggtactctaacgtgtttttctgagtgtgctatttacaggctctgacctctactcaatctcacacgaatcagaagcactgtgtataaagagtgacccaagcaacgctttcgcattgaccatgttcaatatgaacagtgaaaaagcttcagaagttctgaagctacacaaactctgatgtggactcagtcactagaagctctgaagatccagaagttctgataaccaagaaacactgaaagctcagatgttctgatggtgtagaagactctgaagatacagaagctgaatagtggaatctctgatgtccagaagcaagaaactctgaaaaCCTTGTACTTCCCTcggagttcagaatcagaagatacaacggtcagaggatctgtgccttccctctgactctgatcaaccggcttcacaagttccaacatgaagctttcccctgatcagaagtctcctaggtttaaaggtcaagtcactatccaagtacaaaagcaactgtaccatcctgacgacctacctaacgttctcagccacagcagaagcttaaatttccagaactgccctccaacggtagcatttccatgcagcgttcaaaccctaatccttggagtataaatagaggctgaagattgaaagatgcggttggaagaatttacataagcacaagctatattcaaaaaccttcaagcattctttcatctgaaattcattgtgtttactattagctttttagaagcaaatctcttgtaaacattctttgattaaacagtttgtttagttcctttaggagatcaaggttgatcggatcctagagaagactaagagagtgaatcttagtgtgagctaagtcagtgtaattgttagtcacttgtaggtttcaagtgcagttgtaactcttacctgattagtggattgccttcattctaagaaggaagaaatcaccttaacgggtggactggattagcttgagtgatttatcaagtgaaccaggataaaatccttgtgtgattttctatctcttatctttagcacttaaggtctcgaaagatttgtcaaaatctttaaggtggaagctttattttgaaaacgttattcaaacccccccctttctaccgtttttcataccttcaattggtatcagagcgcaagttctgattaccacacctaacagtgttcagtgatccgggccggtgtgaaaaacaatggctgccaccaccagtgaaactcaaagagatggttacaacgcaaagcctcccatgttcgacggtcaaaggttcgaatattggaaagatagactggaaagtttctttctgggtttcgatgcagatctctgggatattattgtggatggctatgagcgtccagatgatgcagatggcaagaagatcccaaggtcagagatgactgcagatcaaaagaagctgtactcgcaacatcacaaagcaagagcaattcttctaagtgctatttcttatgaggagtaccagaagattacagatcgtgagtttgcaaaaggcatttttgaatctctgaagatgtctcatgaaggagacaagaaagtcaaagaatcaaaggcattgtctttgatccaaaaatatgaatccttcatcatggagccaaatgagtccattgaagaaatgttctccagattttagttgcttgtagctggcatacgacctctcaacaagagctacacaacaaaagatcatgtcataagggtcatcaggtgtcttcctgaaagctggatgcctttagtgacttcaatagagctcacaagagatgttgagaatatgagtttagaggAACTCATTAGTAttctgaagtgccatgagctgaagcgttctgagatgcaagatctgaggaaaaagtccatagccttgaaatccaaatctgagaagggtaaggctgaaaagtcaaaggctctccaagctgaagcagaagaatctgaagaagcatcagaagattctgatgaagatgagctgactctgatctccaagagactcaaccgcatctggaagcacaggcagagcaagtacaaaggctctggaaaggcaaaaggaaagtctgaatcctcaggccagaagaagtcatcaattaaggaagtcacatgctttgagtgcaaagaatctgggcactacaaaagtgactgtccaaaattgaagaaggacaagaagccaaagaagcacttcaagacgaagaagagtctgatggtgacatttgatgagtcagagtcagaggatgttgactctgatggtgaagtccaaggactcatggctattgtcaaagacaaaggagcagagtcaagggaagctgttgactctgactcagaatcagaaggagatcctaactcagacgatgaatatgaggtattcgcttctttctctacctctgaactgaaacatgctttgtctgatatcatggataagtataactctttattgtctaagcataagaagatgaaaaagaacttatctgctatttctaaaactccttctgaacatgagaaaattatttctgagttgaaaaatgataatcatgctttgatcaattctaactctgtgcttaagaaccagatcgctaagttagaagaaatagttgcttgtgatgcctctgattgtagaaatgaatctaagtatgaaaagtcttttcaaagattcctggctaaaagcgtagatagaagcttaatggcttcaatgatctatggcgtaagcagaaatggaatgcatgacattggctattctaaaccaattagaaatgagccctctgtgtctaaagctaaatctttgtatgaatgttttgttccctctggtaccatattgcctgatcctttacctgctaaagttgttaaaacccctcttaaaaagggatctctctccatgtctaaatatcatgcaaaaattcctttacattatcatgttgagaaacccaaggtgatcagaacctctgggataactaacaagagaggacccagaaagtgggtacctaaggacaagattatctatgttgcagatatccttgatagctccactgaaacaccaatcatggtatctggacagtggatgctcacgtcacatgacgggagaaaggcgtatgttccaagagctaaaacttaagcctagaggcgaagttggctttggaggaaatgaaaagggtaaaattgttggtactggtactatttgtgtagatagtagtccatgcattgataatgtgttattggtagacggcttaacacataacttattgtctataagtcaattagctgacaagggttatgatgttatattcaatcaaaagtcttgccgggttgtaagtcagatcgatggctctgttctgtttaacagcaagaggaagaacaacatttataagatcagattatctgagttggaggctcagaatgtgaagtgccttctgtctgttaatgaagagcagtgggtatggcatagacggatAGGGCATGcaagtatgagaaagatttctcagctgagcaagctaaaccttgtcaggggcttacctaatctgaagtttgcttcagacgctctttgtgaagcatgtcagaaaggcaaattcactaaagtccctttcaaggcaaagaatgttgtctcaacctcaaggtcgttggaacttctgcatatcgacctttttggaccagtgaaaactgagtctataggtggcaagaagtatgggatggtcatcgttgacgactatagccgctggacatgggtaaagtttctaacccgcaaggatgagtctcatgctgtgttctctaccttcatagccctagtgcaaaacgagaaggcttgtaggattgtgcgtgtcagaagtgaccatggtggagagtttgagaatgacaagtttgagagtctgtttgattcctatggaattgcacatgatttctcttgtcctagaactcctcaacaaaatggtgttgttgagaggaagaacagaactcttcaggagatggctagaaccatgctccaagaaactagcatggctaagcacttttgggcagaggcagtaaatacagcatgttacattcagaacagaatctctgtgagaccaattctgaataagactccctatgaattgtggaagaacataaaacccaacatttcttactttcatcctttttgttgtgtttgttatgttcttaatactaaggatagattgcataaatttgatgctaagtcttctaaatgtctattacttggttactctgagagatctaaaggttttagattttataatactgatgctaagactattgaagagtctattcatgttagatttgacgataagcttgactctgaccagtcaaagctagttgagaagtttgcagatatgagcataaatgtttctgacaaaggcaaagctccagaggaagctgagccagaggaagatgaaccagaagaagaagctggtccctctgattcacaaactctgaagaagagcagaatcactgcagctcatcctaaggaattgattctgggcaacaaagacgaaccagtcagaaccagatcagccttcagaccctctgaagagaccttgcttagtctaaaaggattggtgtccttaattgaacctaagtccatagatgaagcacttcaggacaaggattggattctggccatggaagaagaattgaatcaattctccaagaacgatgtttggagcttagtgaagaagcctgatagtgtccatgtaattggaacaaaatgggtgttcagaaacaagttgaatgagaaaggatatgtagtcagaaacaatgcgaggctagttgctcaaggctacagccagcaggaaggaatagactgcactgaaacatttgctccagtagcaagactagaagcaatcagactgttgatctctttctcagtgaatcacaacatagttctacatcagatggacgcgaagagtgccttcctaaatggttatatttcataggaagtctatgttcatcaacccccaggttttgaagatgaaaagaaaccagaccatgtgttcaaattgaagaaatcactctatggtctgaagcaagctcccagagcatggtatgagagactcagctcattcctcctggagaatgagtttgtaaggggtaaagtagatacaactctcttttgcaaaacttataaagatgatatcttaattgtgcaaatttatgttgatgatattatatttggttctgctaatcaatctctatgcaaagaattttctaagatgatgcaggctgaatttgagatgagtatgatgggagaactcaagtactttctgggaatacaagttgatcaaacaccagaaggaacatatatccatcagagcaagtacactaaagaacttctgaagaagttcaatatgctggaatctacagtggccaagactccaatgcatcctacatgcattctggagaaagaagatgagagtggtaaagtatgtcagaaactctatcgtggtatgataggttcactcctttacttaactgcatctaggccagatatattgtttagtgttcatttatgtgctcgtttccaatcagatccaagggaaacccacttaactgctgttaagaggatcctaaggtatctgaaaggcaccactaaccttggcttgatgtataagaaaacatcagagtataagctttcaggttattgtgatgctgattatgctggagatagaacggagagaaaaagcacttctggaaattgtcaatttctgggaagcaatttagtctcatgggcaagcaagaggcaatcaaccattgcactatccattgcagaggcagaatatatctcagcagcaatatgcagcactcagatgctctggatgaaacatcagctggaggactatcagatccttgagagcaatatcccaatctattgtgataacactgctgcaatctcattgagtaagaatcctatcctacattcaagggctaagcatattgaggtaaagtatcactttattagagattatgtacagaagggcgtacttcttctgaagtttgttgatactgaccatcaatgggcagatatctttacaaagcccttagcagaggatagatttaattttattctgaaaaatctgaatatggacttttgtccagagtgaagatggatcagaacctctgactatgatacttcttgatcagaagatgtctagtccagaaggtaactcaatcagagtttatgtacccattggtgctgaccctgaagctgagacagtaaacgtgtgtcagtttctctgatgcatagttccttgtgcccgtgtgacagtctgtcataatatgtgtagatgtgcttctctcctgcgtgtgatatgtgtatttactgttactatgatgtctttaatttttaaccgttgattttatcCTGtcttttgatcaacaacggttacttttaaaaacccactatgcacacacgttctcttacacttaaggttttacattctctctcttcagtttttcaaaacctctcacccacgatatatatctctctctctctctatattcatcatcttcatcttctacccaaaaccttcaaccgctccaacaatggtgagacaaaccagaaatgaagccgctgaagcaacaagtttccctcacatggtagtgggtcaagctacaggccaaatgggtcctgaagctcctaGTCAAGGACAAGCTCAAGAACAagttattccgattgcagaacggggctgtgtcgttcattgtgtgtatgctcctgaggaacttcaagtactggcagagtgagattcgacctcgacaatcttgctacaaatgggtatgatcttcgtcctgaagtccgtgttcaaggctgggaaaattacttcaacaggcttcgaggatcggtgtatgacaaattgatcaaggaattctggaagcacgctgactgcgatgacactcaggtggtatcctacattcttggaaggaggatcataatcacggagaagtcatttgtgaatctgctgggtgcagaaactgcaaatgggtatcgatttcaactgacagaatcgaagctgaaacccaacaccaaggatacaatcaacaaagccctgtacaccacatacaaaccgggaaaaactgattacaaggtggtggatcttcatcccaagctcagaatctggcacaagattttgctgcactgtatcaaccagaggccaaagggcagttccctagattacatcaacttctgccagaaggcaatgttattcttcatccaagataagaagaagatctgcctcccctacttcttgttctcttacttgaaggagtgtatcaagaagtccagaactactgcctccatcaagtcagcaatcaagtatatcccttttgggaggttgctatcagatctcttcattgagagcaacctggtgcaagatctgatcaatgctggatgtgtagaggacttgaccaccattgtcagtgatgtcttcactgcaaattctctgaagaagatggggttagtccagaagaaaatagcccctgctcatgaagacacatcttctgaaatcagacggagaagggtgcctctgaatgactaccctctgtggacacaagcagacaatcctgaagttATTaagtgctatgttgaagacctaagggctcaaggctttgaaattgatgtagatgaattcttcagaagactgccgccagctccagagtttgactctcctcgcaagaggaaagttcagaggaagatggtcttagaagaatcctctgaggaatctgatggccctcagaagaagaagaagaagaagaaggctgaccagccaaagaggaaacatgatgaaaccagtaAGCCAGATGTTGgtaatgatggtgataatgatggtggtccttctcctctcaagaagaagaagaaacaagtcagacttGTGGTAAATCCTACAagggtggaacctgctgctcaagtgatcagaagggttgagactcctgtcagagtgactcggtcttcagcacgatcatcaagtaagtctgctattgcttctgatgatgatttagatacatttgatgcacttcTTATCTCTGCTATGCTGAAACATACctccaacccactcactcctatcccagagtcccaaccagccacacaaaccacttcaccacccaattcaccaaggtcttcatttttccaaccttccccaaatgaagcacctctcgggaatatgcttcagaaccaacctaccgaaccctctgatccaacctcacctattacaatccaatacaacccattactttctgaaacCATCATCCCTGATCAACCAGAACTtaaccaaccagaacctgaatccagaacttctgatcactctgtccccagagcttcagaacgtctggctgccagaaccactgatacagattcatcAAGTGTCTTTACTCCTGTCTctttcccaatcaatgttgctgactcctctccttccaacaactctgaatccattagaaaattcatggaagtcagaaaagaaaaggtgtctagcCTAGAAGAATATTagctcacttgtccaagccctaggagatatcctggccctagacctgaacgtctagttgacccagatgaacctatcttggccaatcccttacatgaggcagaccctttggctcaacaggcTCAACTTGAACCTATCCAACAAGAGtcaattcaaccagaaccagaacaatctgtgtctaaccactcctcggttaggtcaccacatcctctggttgaaacctctgaacctcaccttggaacctctgaaccaaatgctcaactgtttaacattggttctcctcaaggtgtctcTGAGGCAAACAGCAATAACCATCCatcctctcctgaaaccaacctatccattattccctacactcacctaagACCAACCTCCCtgtctgagtgcatcaatgtgtttaatcaagaagcttctttgatgctacgcaacgtgcaaggtcacactgacctgagtgagaatcctgactctgttgctaaGGAATGGCataatctgagtacttggttagttgctcaggttcctgctatgatgagtTTTCTCATTGCTGAAAGAAATCAGAGGATAGcagctgcaaagcaaaggtttgccaaaagagtggctcttcatgaacaacaacagagaCATCAGCTTCTcgaagctattgaagaggccagaagaaagaaagaacaagcagaagaagctgcacgccaagcagcagctcaagctgaactaGCTCGGTTAGAGCCAgaaagacttgaagctgaggctgaagcccttagatgccaagcacttgcaccagtagtgtttactcctgctgcttctgcttccattccagctcctcaagctgctcagactgttccttccagttctacacagtccagctcgtccagactcgacaccatggaacaacgtcttgatactcatgagtctatgctgataaaaatgaagcaaatgatgatggaacttctgcgtcgctctaaTAAACCTTAGCTtcaggatctcttcgtttttcttgcttaacttagttttattttaaactCTGGTTATTTTCTTTTAGCTTCTCTAGTTATTTTTTGCTTTGTTAGTTCTGTttatctttatatatatatatatatatatatatatatatatatatatatatatatatatatatatatatatatatatactctgtcactttatgtttgcaaatttttttattttattcataatcattatgtttacatcatacatttttttctcttttcctaaaagtctagaatggtggatccttcctcattctcctgcactcctggcgctgctctgacctctccttctccagacaatccagtgcatactgAATGTTGTTGAGAATGCCTTTTAGCTCTTCCCTCTCCAGAacctcttctgaagtcttgagctttcCTTCTataatctctttttcttccagcagctttagttcaagtTGACTGAGTTCccgcacttcctccacgaaggcaaggaattcttctAAGTCATtcctcaactctggacgcaggtcctcttctagCAGTTCCCTCGTCAGCTCCGATATggtttttgtaccctctggatgccttatattaaggaacaaatcctcctcaaaggccttccttctgagctcttctagtacaaccatgtatgaagccatttctgattatggacttgatcgagttgtgaagcttaccctctttctccatcgctttatataggcttcactttctctctgacagttaatgcttctacagtttctcgaggttaagttcttggtaactgacccctttctttactcccttggccggtggtaaacgttcttcttgtgcattaactcttctatttatttcgcctaactctgcttcatgcatcgttttaattaTCTTA
This is a stretch of genomic DNA from Lotus japonicus ecotype B-129 chromosome 1, LjGifu_v1.2. It encodes these proteins:
- the LOC130737385 gene encoding uncharacterized protein LOC130737385, yielding MLLLTLFSPKFNTEGDGKKRGGVENQAEGAQAPKRRRLVKGSSASSSNPGAQPTAAAVTKGKKAATTAAIASSKSPTDGTSQLPAAEASATAATEPVTVTALDSAAAGTATGVATGAASKSATIGATTTTVDQSSTAGLSAAAAATCSNAAAGEKERETEKENPKSPPCQVTPPSPPPTNDERSLSPPPRQEETPSPDAATTFEAARIEQAPSNRGGSSSHFSMLPNAIEPSEFLLTGLNRDVIEKEVLSRGINKTKEETLACLLRVGCIFAHAFDNFNSAAAEAERLKAESAEHQEAAVAWEKRFDKLVAQAGKEKVHADKLIGAAGNRIGELEDHLKLVKEEADDLDASLQACKKEKDQVEKDLAAKGEALAAKELELETLGAELELAKKALSPWLW